A window of Sphingobacterium sp. SRCM116780 contains these coding sequences:
- a CDS encoding efflux RND transporter permease subunit, translated as MFNKFIHRPVLSIVISLIIVFLGILSMLKLPVTQFPSISPPKVNITAEYPGANGELMVKSVLIPLERAINGVPGMKYITSDAGNDGEASIQVIFNLGTDPNLAAVNVQNRVSSVINKLPPLVVREGVKITREESSMLVYINLFSNDPKADQNFLYNYGDINILSELKRIDGVGDADILGNREYAMRIWLKPDRMMAYKISADEVLKALDEQSLEASPGKTGESSGKRSQAFEYVLKYPGRFSTKEGYENIILKSTANGEILRVKDVANVEFGSSFYDIYSTLNGRPSAAIVIKQSYGSNASDVIKNIKSKLAEIKSTTFPKGMDYEISYDVSKFLDASIEKVVHTLLEAFILVGIVVFLFLGDWRSTLIPAMAVPVSLIGTFALMSMFGITLNLITLFALVMAIGVVVDDAIVVIEAVHAKMEEKNLSPMKATEEAMHEISGAIIAITFVMAAVFIPVAFMSGPVGIFYRQFSITMATAIILSGVVALTLTPALCAMILKNEHGKPKKKTWLSKALDSFNNLFTKGANRYQNLLSKIVNKRLVTFVLLAAFCSAIFFLNNSLPSGFIPNEDQGMFYAIIQTPPGSTLERTNQIAEELQKIAKGIDGVKSVSSLAGYEILTEGTGANSGTCLINLKSWEDRKGSVQDIMHELEEKSKDITGATIEFFGPPAVPGYGAAGGFELRLLDKAGSGDFKKMETVSKDFVKELSKRPELTSVFTFYSASFPQYMLRIDNEKAEQKGVTIDNAMNTLSTLVGSNYETSFIKYDRQYKVMVQALPQYRAMPDDILKLYVKNDRDEMVPYAAFMSLEKVYGLSEITRHNMYNSSEISGASASGYSSGEAIKAVTEVANATLPRGFGIEWAGISKDEVSRGNEAIYIFLICLTFVYMILAAQYESFILPLAVILSLPAGIFGAFLLLKLLGLENNIYAQVAMVMLIGLLGKNAVLIIEFAVQKHNSGSSVLAAAIEGAGVRFRPILMTSFAFIAGLIPLVFASGPGAIGNKTIGTAAAGGMLIGTVFGLLIIPGLYYIFGKIASKNKLTEYEDENPLSEEIDNNG; from the coding sequence ATGTTTAATAAATTCATACATAGACCGGTACTGTCTATCGTCATATCCTTGATTATTGTTTTTCTTGGTATATTGTCGATGCTCAAACTACCCGTTACGCAGTTCCCTTCTATCTCTCCTCCCAAAGTAAATATCACCGCGGAATATCCAGGAGCGAATGGTGAGTTGATGGTTAAATCTGTACTTATTCCACTCGAACGTGCTATTAATGGTGTTCCTGGTATGAAGTACATTACCTCAGATGCTGGAAATGATGGAGAAGCTTCTATTCAAGTTATCTTCAATCTCGGAACCGATCCCAATTTAGCAGCAGTCAATGTCCAAAACAGAGTTTCATCTGTTATCAATAAATTACCGCCATTAGTTGTTCGTGAAGGGGTAAAGATCACAAGAGAGGAATCAAGCATGTTGGTGTATATCAACTTGTTTAGTAATGATCCTAAAGCCGATCAAAACTTCCTTTACAATTATGGGGATATCAATATATTGTCCGAACTCAAACGTATTGACGGTGTCGGCGATGCTGATATCTTAGGAAATAGAGAATATGCCATGCGTATCTGGTTAAAACCCGACCGGATGATGGCTTATAAAATTTCTGCTGATGAAGTTCTCAAAGCCCTTGACGAACAAAGTTTGGAAGCTTCTCCAGGTAAAACCGGAGAGAGTTCAGGAAAAAGATCACAAGCTTTTGAGTATGTTTTAAAATATCCAGGACGTTTCAGTACAAAAGAGGGGTATGAAAATATCATTTTAAAATCCACCGCTAATGGAGAGATCCTACGTGTAAAGGATGTTGCCAACGTTGAATTCGGAAGTTCCTTCTATGATATTTATTCGACATTGAATGGCAGACCCTCTGCAGCGATTGTCATTAAACAATCTTATGGAAGTAATGCTAGTGATGTCATTAAAAACATCAAAAGCAAGTTAGCAGAGATCAAATCAACAACTTTCCCTAAAGGAATGGATTATGAGATCAGTTATGATGTTTCCAAATTTCTGGATGCCTCTATTGAGAAAGTTGTCCATACGTTATTAGAGGCATTTATTCTCGTGGGTATTGTTGTCTTTCTATTTTTGGGAGACTGGCGATCCACCTTAATTCCTGCTATGGCAGTTCCCGTTTCTTTGATTGGAACTTTTGCCCTGATGTCTATGTTTGGTATTACGCTGAATCTCATTACCCTATTTGCATTAGTCATGGCCATTGGGGTCGTCGTCGATGATGCCATTGTCGTCATCGAAGCTGTTCATGCTAAAATGGAGGAGAAAAATCTATCTCCAATGAAAGCAACAGAAGAAGCGATGCATGAAATTAGTGGAGCCATCATTGCGATTACCTTCGTTATGGCAGCAGTATTTATTCCTGTGGCCTTTATGTCAGGACCTGTCGGGATATTTTATCGGCAGTTCTCCATCACCATGGCAACCGCGATTATTCTTTCTGGTGTTGTCGCACTGACACTTACTCCTGCTTTATGTGCAATGATATTAAAAAATGAGCATGGAAAACCAAAGAAGAAAACGTGGTTAAGTAAGGCCTTAGACAGTTTTAACAATCTCTTCACCAAGGGAGCTAATCGTTACCAAAATCTATTAAGCAAAATCGTCAATAAGAGACTCGTAACATTTGTGCTCTTAGCGGCTTTCTGTTCTGCCATATTTTTCTTAAACAATAGTCTTCCATCTGGTTTTATCCCGAATGAAGATCAAGGTATGTTCTACGCGATTATTCAAACACCTCCAGGATCAACGTTGGAAAGAACAAATCAAATTGCAGAGGAACTTCAAAAAATAGCGAAGGGAATCGATGGAGTAAAATCAGTTTCTTCTCTGGCTGGATATGAAATCCTAACGGAAGGTACTGGTGCCAATTCTGGAACTTGTTTGATCAACTTGAAAAGTTGGGAAGATCGTAAAGGTTCTGTTCAAGATATCATGCATGAACTAGAGGAAAAATCGAAAGATATCACGGGTGCTACGATCGAATTCTTTGGCCCTCCAGCCGTACCTGGTTATGGCGCTGCAGGAGGTTTCGAACTACGTCTTTTAGATAAAGCTGGATCTGGAGATTTCAAAAAAATGGAAACCGTTAGTAAGGATTTTGTGAAAGAACTTAGTAAAAGACCAGAACTCACTTCTGTTTTTACATTTTATAGTGCTAGTTTTCCACAATATATGCTTCGGATAGATAATGAAAAAGCAGAACAAAAAGGAGTCACTATCGATAATGCGATGAACACACTTTCGACTTTAGTCGGTAGTAACTATGAGACTAGCTTTATCAAATACGATCGACAATATAAAGTCATGGTACAGGCATTGCCACAATATCGCGCTATGCCAGATGATATCCTCAAATTATATGTCAAGAATGATCGCGATGAAATGGTGCCCTATGCTGCTTTTATGAGTTTAGAAAAAGTGTATGGTTTATCCGAAATCACCCGACACAACATGTACAATTCTTCCGAAATCAGCGGTGCATCTGCATCGGGTTATAGTAGTGGTGAAGCGATCAAAGCTGTTACAGAAGTAGCAAACGCGACCCTACCTAGAGGTTTCGGTATTGAGTGGGCAGGTATATCTAAAGATGAAGTTTCACGTGGAAATGAAGCCATCTATATCTTCTTGATCTGTTTAACTTTCGTGTACATGATTTTAGCCGCTCAGTATGAAAGCTTTATTCTTCCGCTAGCGGTGATTCTTTCTTTACCTGCAGGTATTTTTGGAGCCTTCCTTCTCTTGAAGTTATTAGGTTTAGAAAACAACATTTATGCACAGGTTGCCATGGTCATGCTCATTGGTTTACTGGGGAAAAATGCGGTATTGATTATCGAATTTGCCGTACAGAAACATAATTCGGGTAGTTCTGTGCTTGCAGCAGCTATTGAAGGTGCAGGAGTCAGATTCCGTCCGATTTTAATGACATCCTTTGCTTTTATCGCAGGTTTAATCCCGTTGGTATTTGCATCTGGACCAGGAGCTATCGGAAATAAAACAATTGGAACCGCAGCTGCAGGAGGTATGTTAATTGGAACTGTATTTGGATTGTTGATTATCCCTGGGCTATACTACATTTTTGGGAAAATAGCTTCTAAAAACAAATTGACGGAATATGAAGATGAAAACCCTTTATCAGAAGAAATCGATAACAATGGATAA
- a CDS encoding TolC family protein, whose protein sequence is MDNIRIQKCIGIVIICLTAASCKVPAIPIAKENKALPTTYSKDSVALANDTTNMVVTPWRDFFSDHYLSNLIDTALKNNQELMITLQEIEIAKSEVRFKQGQLFPTVEAGIGAGVEKVGRYTSQGAGDASTEITPGKNMPDPLMNYEAAITGNWEVDIWGKLHDQKKAAISRYLSTVEGKNFVLTNLVAEVANSYYELLALDNQLEVIQQTIQLQKEALEVIQIQKEAARSTELAVQKFKAEVLNSQSLAYEIKQDIKETENKINLLLGRYAQEIPRDKNSFLTTVSPAVRSGVPSQLLANRPDIKKAELELAAAKLDVKIARKEFYPSFNISATLGLEAFKPSYFVKMPESMLYSLAGELAGPLINKSGIKAEFSKANAVQLQAMYNYQQTILSAYANVSNHLSKINNLQKSYDLKSQQVDALTKSNEISNDLFKSARVDYFEVLMTQRDALEAKLELITTKRDQLNTVTNMYRDLGGGWK, encoded by the coding sequence ATGGATAATATCAGGATACAAAAATGCATTGGAATAGTCATAATTTGCCTGACTGCAGCGAGCTGTAAGGTACCCGCTATTCCAATTGCTAAAGAAAATAAAGCGCTACCAACGACATACAGTAAGGATTCGGTAGCACTTGCGAATGACACGACAAATATGGTTGTTACGCCTTGGCGTGATTTCTTTTCGGATCATTACCTCAGCAATCTTATTGACACGGCTTTAAAAAATAATCAAGAGCTGATGATTACCTTGCAAGAAATAGAAATTGCCAAAAGCGAGGTTCGTTTCAAACAAGGACAATTATTCCCAACAGTAGAGGCTGGTATTGGAGCTGGCGTAGAAAAAGTAGGTCGCTATACCAGTCAAGGTGCGGGTGATGCTTCTACAGAAATTACGCCTGGCAAGAACATGCCAGATCCGCTCATGAATTACGAAGCAGCCATTACAGGTAACTGGGAGGTTGATATCTGGGGGAAATTGCATGATCAAAAAAAGGCTGCCATATCACGCTATCTTTCTACTGTAGAAGGAAAGAATTTTGTCTTGACCAATTTGGTTGCTGAAGTTGCTAATTCTTATTATGAATTACTGGCATTGGATAATCAGCTGGAAGTGATACAGCAGACGATTCAATTACAAAAAGAAGCGCTCGAAGTTATTCAAATTCAAAAAGAAGCGGCAAGATCAACAGAGTTAGCGGTTCAGAAATTCAAAGCTGAAGTCTTAAACTCACAAAGCTTAGCCTATGAAATCAAACAGGATATAAAAGAGACGGAAAATAAGATTAACCTCTTATTAGGTCGATATGCACAGGAAATCCCAAGAGATAAAAACAGTTTCTTGACAACGGTTTCTCCTGCTGTTCGTAGTGGAGTGCCTTCACAACTATTGGCAAACAGACCTGACATTAAAAAAGCGGAATTGGAATTAGCGGCGGCGAAGTTAGATGTAAAAATTGCCCGAAAAGAGTTTTATCCTTCCTTTAACATTTCCGCAACGTTAGGACTAGAAGCTTTCAAACCCTCTTATTTTGTCAAAATGCCTGAGTCGATGTTATATTCTCTTGCTGGAGAACTCGCAGGACCTTTGATCAACAAAAGTGGTATTAAAGCTGAATTTAGCAAAGCGAATGCGGTACAGTTGCAGGCGATGTATAATTATCAGCAAACCATCTTAAGCGCCTATGCGAACGTATCCAATCATCTTTCCAAGATTAATAATCTGCAAAAAAGTTATGATCTAAAATCGCAACAAGTAGATGCTTTAACGAAATCAAATGAGATCTCAAATGATTTATTTAAATCCGCTCGGGTAGATTATTTTGAAGTCTTAATGACACAAAGAGATGCTTTAGAAGCAAAATTAGAACTGATTACAACAAAAAGAGATCAACTGAATACGGTCACAAACATGTATCGTGATCTAGGAGGTGGTTGGAAATAA
- a CDS encoding amidohydrolase: protein MWKHYNSKLILFLLILTSCKNVKEKADIIYYGGPILTMEDRTPQVEALAVKDGKILFAGDKKQAMSLVGAKTIQINLENKTLLPGFIDAHGHITSRSGMTQAVDLSPSPYGTVNNIAELQATLKDYIGKHQLDATTPVMGNGYDDAIITEHRHPTREELDAVSTTHPIIVIHTSGHASVANSAMFNLLQIPEDVKDPEGGHYGRDPKTNRLNGKLEENASFTALMKLTELLPKPAKTEGLSQSLKDFLAAQDEWFSYGQTTICDGRTMGVGLSLLREAAEKNLLKADVIYFPDFEANKKDWESFLPNYMKYKNRLKVGGFKFSDDGSPQGKTAWLTKPYLVPPEGQNKDYKGFPIFTDEVLYADLKTIFSKNITAQLHVNGDAAIDQALRVIGKLKAEGIYKPALRATLIHVQNSRPDHIAKIKEIGVIPSYFSAHVYLWGDWHYNSVFGPERAAFISPAKAAKDAGITFTIHHDAPVTPPDLLTGVYAAVNRITRSGMVLGPDQRIPVIDALKAITIHAAYQYQEENIKGSLKEGKLADLVILDKDPLTIDPKELRSIQVLETIKEGKTVFKR, encoded by the coding sequence ATGTGGAAACATTACAATAGTAAACTCATCTTATTTCTTCTTATACTCACAAGCTGTAAAAACGTAAAAGAAAAGGCCGATATTATATATTACGGAGGTCCTATTTTAACGATGGAAGATCGTACACCTCAAGTTGAAGCTTTAGCCGTAAAAGACGGAAAAATTCTGTTCGCTGGTGACAAAAAACAAGCGATGTCCTTAGTGGGTGCCAAAACCATTCAGATCAATCTAGAAAATAAAACCTTACTTCCTGGTTTTATTGACGCGCATGGTCATATTACTTCACGTTCTGGCATGACACAAGCTGTAGATCTCTCGCCAAGTCCCTATGGTACTGTTAATAATATCGCGGAGCTCCAAGCGACATTAAAGGATTATATCGGCAAACATCAATTAGATGCCACGACTCCTGTTATGGGAAATGGATACGATGATGCGATCATCACGGAACATCGACATCCTACTCGTGAGGAATTGGACGCCGTAAGCACAACACATCCGATCATCGTGATTCATACTTCAGGTCATGCGAGTGTTGCCAATAGTGCCATGTTCAACTTGCTACAGATCCCTGAAGATGTAAAAGATCCTGAAGGAGGACACTATGGAAGAGACCCTAAAACCAATCGTTTAAATGGAAAGCTCGAGGAAAATGCCAGTTTTACTGCGCTCATGAAATTAACGGAACTTTTACCAAAACCTGCCAAAACAGAGGGTCTTTCCCAATCGCTTAAAGATTTTTTAGCTGCACAGGATGAATGGTTCAGTTATGGTCAAACAACGATTTGTGATGGTAGAACCATGGGAGTAGGACTTTCTTTGCTTCGTGAAGCTGCAGAAAAAAACCTATTAAAAGCCGATGTTATTTATTTCCCTGATTTTGAAGCGAACAAAAAAGATTGGGAATCTTTCTTGCCCAATTACATGAAATATAAAAACCGACTCAAGGTTGGTGGTTTCAAATTTTCTGATGACGGGTCTCCTCAAGGCAAAACAGCTTGGTTGACAAAACCTTACTTAGTTCCTCCAGAAGGACAAAATAAAGACTATAAAGGATTTCCGATCTTTACAGATGAAGTGCTTTACGCGGATTTAAAAACCATTTTTTCGAAAAATATAACCGCACAACTTCATGTGAATGGAGATGCCGCTATTGATCAAGCTTTACGTGTTATCGGAAAATTAAAAGCAGAGGGAATCTACAAACCAGCGCTCAGAGCTACCTTAATACATGTACAAAATAGTAGACCTGATCATATCGCGAAAATTAAAGAGATTGGGGTGATTCCTTCTTATTTTTCAGCCCATGTATATTTATGGGGAGACTGGCATTACAACAGTGTTTTTGGTCCAGAAAGAGCTGCATTTATAAGCCCTGCAAAAGCGGCTAAAGATGCTGGGATAACCTTTACCATCCACCACGATGCTCCTGTTACTCCTCCAGATTTATTAACAGGTGTATATGCCGCAGTCAACAGAATAACACGCTCTGGTATGGTCTTAGGTCCAGATCAGCGTATTCCTGTGATCGATGCTTTAAAAGCGATCACCATACATGCAGCCTACCAATATCAGGAGGAAAATATAAAAGGTTCGTTAAAGGAAGGTAAACTAGCCGACTTGGTTATTCTAGATAAAGACCCGTTAACCATAGATCCAAAAGAACTACGGTCTATTCAGGTTTTAGAAACCATCAAAGAAGGCAAAACAGTATTTAAAAGATAA
- a CDS encoding transporter, producing MKKIIHLLLLILVSISSFAQGHYNGSSFNPNDYFAPHAGFIIPVWYGYANMNYYNKEGNKSDQLINPVPANPTSLNIEQNVKTHSFILMAIYGGKGKILNADWGMMIIPTLNSPTASIALDYYSQQTSSGRYNFANKSIGFGDMYIQPIWLSWKEGNFKYALNYGVWAPTGKYEHNSLDNGGHGYWSHNIRGALQYKPQPKINLSVAPTLEINQWQKNTDFKEGSHLTVDMGGSYLLNDRGDEVGLFGHYTKQVSDDKGTEGSFLSDQTAGVGGFVSYWIVPRKIGAMARITQNFATENRFGGMAFQAGVNILIPTKDGTH from the coding sequence ATGAAAAAGATTATCCATTTACTACTACTCATATTGGTTAGTATCAGTAGTTTCGCTCAGGGTCATTACAATGGCTCCTCCTTTAATCCCAACGATTATTTTGCCCCTCATGCTGGCTTTATTATTCCTGTATGGTATGGCTATGCAAACATGAATTATTATAATAAAGAGGGCAATAAATCGGATCAATTAATCAATCCTGTACCCGCCAATCCCACTTCCTTAAATATCGAGCAGAATGTCAAAACGCATTCGTTTATTTTAATGGCTATTTATGGCGGTAAGGGGAAAATTCTAAATGCAGATTGGGGAATGATGATTATCCCGACATTAAATAGTCCAACGGCCAGTATCGCATTAGATTATTATTCGCAACAGACCAGTTCGGGCAGGTATAACTTTGCCAATAAAAGCATTGGGTTTGGTGACATGTATATTCAGCCCATCTGGTTGTCATGGAAAGAAGGTAATTTTAAATATGCTTTAAACTATGGGGTTTGGGCACCTACAGGAAAATATGAACACAATAGTTTAGATAATGGTGGACATGGGTATTGGTCACATAATATTCGAGGAGCTTTACAGTACAAACCTCAACCAAAAATCAATTTAAGTGTGGCACCAACTTTAGAGATTAACCAATGGCAGAAAAATACAGATTTCAAAGAAGGAAGTCATCTTACTGTTGATATGGGCGGCTCGTACCTGTTAAACGATCGGGGTGATGAAGTTGGGTTATTCGGTCATTACACCAAGCAAGTTTCTGACGATAAAGGAACAGAGGGTAGTTTTTTGTCTGATCAAACAGCGGGTGTCGGTGGTTTCGTTTCCTATTGGATTGTGCCACGTAAGATTGGGGCAATGGCACGTATCACCCAAAATTTTGCAACAGAAAATCGCTTTGGCGGAATGGCCTTTCAAGCAGGGGTCAATATTTTAATCCCAACAAAGGATGGTACGCATTAA
- a CDS encoding Gfo/Idh/MocA family protein — translation MADFNLNRRQFIQGATAVLTLSALQAKGLSFTGTAKNMRVALIGAGWYGKSDLFRLMQVSDVQVVAISDVDSNHLQEAGKLISERQISRKVPALYKDYRKMLANHQLDLVLIGTPDHWHTLQAIDAMRAGAHLYLQKPVSIDVLEGAAILSAARKYNKKVQVGTQRRSTPHLIDAKKRVIDQGLLGKISHVEMCCYYHMRMNGNPLLERVPDFLDYDLWTGPAPLRPYDGLPHGGWWRTFMEYGNGITGDMGMHMFDAVRWLLQLKWPKKISATGGIYVQKEGKSTIADTQTAIFEYDDLNCVWQHRTWGTPADPEYPWAFIIYGDKGTLKGSVMKYEFIPIGKGDRILQDVVYEKEKFPEDLKEPRIELHTAPATRRHMLDLLSAIEHDHLPVADIEEGYISTASCILANLSMQLNRPLVYDPQKKICVDDPEATKLLRKSYRAPWQHPYRI, via the coding sequence ATGGCTGACTTTAATCTGAACCGAAGACAATTCATTCAAGGTGCTACCGCTGTTTTAACGTTATCGGCATTACAAGCAAAAGGGTTGTCCTTTACGGGCACAGCGAAAAACATGCGGGTCGCGTTGATTGGAGCAGGTTGGTACGGAAAAAGTGATCTTTTTAGACTGATGCAAGTCAGCGATGTCCAGGTTGTCGCCATTTCTGATGTAGACAGCAACCACCTACAGGAGGCTGGGAAACTGATCAGTGAACGACAAATCTCCAGGAAGGTTCCTGCGCTCTACAAAGATTATAGGAAAATGCTTGCGAATCATCAATTGGATCTCGTGCTTATTGGTACACCAGATCATTGGCATACGCTACAAGCGATTGATGCCATGCGCGCAGGTGCACATCTTTATTTACAGAAACCTGTTAGCATTGATGTATTGGAGGGAGCAGCTATACTCAGCGCAGCGCGGAAATATAATAAAAAAGTACAAGTAGGCACACAGCGGAGAAGTACTCCCCATCTCATTGATGCTAAAAAACGTGTAATAGACCAGGGGTTGCTCGGTAAAATATCACATGTGGAAATGTGTTGCTACTATCATATGCGAATGAATGGAAACCCTCTTTTGGAACGCGTTCCAGATTTTCTTGATTATGACCTATGGACGGGCCCTGCTCCTCTCCGTCCGTATGATGGCTTACCGCATGGCGGTTGGTGGCGCACGTTTATGGAATATGGGAATGGCATTACGGGTGATATGGGTATGCATATGTTTGACGCAGTGCGTTGGTTGCTACAGCTAAAATGGCCGAAAAAGATCAGTGCAACTGGGGGGATTTATGTTCAAAAAGAAGGAAAGTCAACTATTGCGGATACGCAGACGGCTATTTTCGAATATGATGATCTAAACTGTGTATGGCAACATCGGACATGGGGTACTCCAGCTGATCCCGAATATCCTTGGGCATTTATTATCTACGGGGACAAAGGCACTTTAAAGGGAAGTGTCATGAAGTATGAGTTTATTCCAATCGGTAAAGGGGATCGTATCCTTCAGGATGTGGTCTATGAGAAAGAGAAGTTTCCTGAAGATTTAAAGGAGCCTAGGATTGAACTACATACCGCACCTGCCACTCGGCGACATATGCTGGATCTCCTATCGGCGATTGAACATGATCATCTGCCTGTTGCAGATATTGAAGAGGGATACATATCGACTGCAAGTTGTATCCTCGCTAATCTATCCATGCAATTGAATCGTCCACTGGTATATGATCCGCAGAAAAAAATATGTGTGGACGATCCAGAAGCAACGAAGTTGTTAAGAAAATCTTATCGGGCACCTTGGCAACATCCTTATCGGATATAA
- a CDS encoding toxin-antitoxin system YwqK family antitoxin has product MKKIILILLFFPVFLYAQEKCGFVNGLQEGHCLFYYDNGNKKWDQHWKKGKLDGDYIAYFENGKEKAKGVYKRDKKVGIWVYYDEKGLKTGIEKYKGWKGNTYINDVETTYYKNEKVESVGRFLNDGQEGKWQSFYESGKLKGESTFVNGKREGESRSYDENGNLTKTENYKNGELVN; this is encoded by the coding sequence ATGAAAAAAATAATATTAATTCTATTGTTTTTTCCTGTTTTTCTATACGCTCAGGAGAAATGCGGTTTCGTGAATGGTTTACAAGAAGGACATTGTCTCTTTTACTATGATAATGGAAACAAAAAGTGGGATCAACATTGGAAAAAAGGAAAGCTAGATGGAGATTATATTGCTTATTTTGAAAATGGCAAAGAAAAGGCTAAAGGTGTTTATAAGAGAGATAAGAAAGTGGGAATCTGGGTATATTACGATGAAAAGGGTTTGAAAACAGGTATTGAAAAATACAAAGGTTGGAAAGGAAACACGTATATTAATGATGTAGAAACCACATACTATAAAAATGAAAAAGTAGAATCTGTTGGACGGTTTTTAAACGATGGACAAGAGGGCAAATGGCAATCCTTTTATGAAAGTGGAAAATTAAAGGGTGAATCTACTTTTGTAAATGGCAAAAGAGAAGGTGAAAGTAGATCTTACGACGAGAACGGAAATTTAACAAAAACCGAAAACTACAAAAACGGAGAATTAGTGAATTAA